Proteins from a genomic interval of Zingiber officinale cultivar Zhangliang chromosome 2A, Zo_v1.1, whole genome shotgun sequence:
- the LOC122039925 gene encoding uncharacterized protein LOC122039925 isoform X2 yields MSSPATAMSSPATASSGTQSAVSSTRYRWDARSLGDSSYFPGCRKDANCHCEICLASIHATRDLLPSAASCLHQSSLTRLSAVRPKKAAPAPVPFGDESPPATPESPDSTVTPPPTPPIQYPVKSRSVKEKSVKKQRYWPLFLSLVRILVWLLLLLAADSGFSAVLSKVFGPKLTPEVISRLGEESRLLGDDLEGMLKLLQQRLGDLLDRKVANCSSIDSNWEMNQDDQFLFQWRCVLHKSIAERVVIWGSPLKTTGLLATGSPPPWMMLLSGKIKEWSDVNLQSTTRTSNGSSWTYERWSSAALHLDGETWVLEYKQSALFQGRGFIPVVWEALRLKTTLKWRVFLRRCCVRQEQQVAFPT; encoded by the exons ATGAGCAGTCCAGCGACGGCGATGAGCAGTCCAGCGACGGCGTCGTCTGGGACACAGTCGGCGGTCTCCTCCACTCGATATCGCTGGGATGCCCGCAGCCTTGGCGACAGCAGCTATTTCCCCGGCTGCCGGAAGGACGCCAACTGCCACTGCGAGATCTGCCTCGCCAGCATCCACGCAACCCGCGATCTCCTCCCCTCCGCCGCTTCCTGCCTCCACCAGTCCTCCCTCACCAGACTGTCCGCCGTACGGCCTAAGAAGGCGGCTCCGGCGCCTGTGCCTTTCGGCGACGAAAGCCCTCCCGCCACTCCCGAGTCGCCCGATTCCACCGTGACCCCTCCTCCCACGCCGCCAATCCAATATCCGGTTAAATCAAGATCAGTGAAGGAGAAATCCGTCAAGAAGCAGCGATATTGGCCACTTTTCCTTTCCCTGGTTAGGATTCTTGTCTGGCTGCTCTTGCTGTTGGCGGCGGACTCAGGCTTTTCAGCAGTGCTGTCGAAAGTCTTCGGCCCTAAATTGACGCCGGAAGTGATTTCCAGACTCGGCGAGGAATCTCGACTACTCGGAGACGATCTGGAGGGGATGTTGAAGCTGTTGCAGCAAAGGCTGGGAGATTTGCTCGATAGAAAGGTTGCAAATTGCAGTTCAATTGATTCCAACTGGGAAATGAATCAG GACGACCAATTCTTGTTCCAGTGGAGGTGCGTTCTGCACAAATCAATAGCAGAGAGAGTGGTCATTTGGGGAAGTCCCCTGAAGACGACAGGTCTGCTCGCCACTGGTTCTCCTCCCCCATGGATGATGCTTTTATCCGGCAAGATCAAAGAG TGGTCAGATGTGAATCTGCAATCCACAACCAGAACTAGCAATGGCAGTTCATGGACGTACGAGAGGTGGAGCTCCGCCGCGTTGCATCTTGACGGCGAGACTTGGGTGTTGGAGTACAAACAAAGTGCTCTGTTTCAAGGGCGAGGATTTATTCCGGTCGTGTGGGAGGCACTGAGGCTGAAGACAACACTGAAATGGCGTGTCTTCCTGAGGCGATGCTGCGTTCGCCAAGAACAACAAGTAGCATTTCCGACGTAA
- the LOC122039925 gene encoding uncharacterized protein LOC122039925 isoform X1: MSSPATAMSSPATASSGTQSAVSSTRYRWDARSLGDSSYFPGCRKDANCHCEICLASIHATRDLLPSAASCLHQSSLTRLSAVRPKKAAPAPVPFGDESPPATPESPDSTVTPPPTPPIQYPVKSRSVKEKSVKKQRYWPLFLSLVRILVWLLLLLAADSGFSAVLSKVFGPKLTPEVISRLGEESRLLGDDLEGMLKLLQQRLGDLLDRKVANCSSIDSNWEMNQVFLSFLDEFLTSHSKTILHRGSFLLQDDQFLFQWRCVLHKSIAERVVIWGSPLKTTGLLATGSPPPWMMLLSGKIKEWSDVNLQSTTRTSNGSSWTYERWSSAALHLDGETWVLEYKQSALFQGRGFIPVVWEALRLKTTLKWRVFLRRCCVRQEQQVAFPT, translated from the exons ATGAGCAGTCCAGCGACGGCGATGAGCAGTCCAGCGACGGCGTCGTCTGGGACACAGTCGGCGGTCTCCTCCACTCGATATCGCTGGGATGCCCGCAGCCTTGGCGACAGCAGCTATTTCCCCGGCTGCCGGAAGGACGCCAACTGCCACTGCGAGATCTGCCTCGCCAGCATCCACGCAACCCGCGATCTCCTCCCCTCCGCCGCTTCCTGCCTCCACCAGTCCTCCCTCACCAGACTGTCCGCCGTACGGCCTAAGAAGGCGGCTCCGGCGCCTGTGCCTTTCGGCGACGAAAGCCCTCCCGCCACTCCCGAGTCGCCCGATTCCACCGTGACCCCTCCTCCCACGCCGCCAATCCAATATCCGGTTAAATCAAGATCAGTGAAGGAGAAATCCGTCAAGAAGCAGCGATATTGGCCACTTTTCCTTTCCCTGGTTAGGATTCTTGTCTGGCTGCTCTTGCTGTTGGCGGCGGACTCAGGCTTTTCAGCAGTGCTGTCGAAAGTCTTCGGCCCTAAATTGACGCCGGAAGTGATTTCCAGACTCGGCGAGGAATCTCGACTACTCGGAGACGATCTGGAGGGGATGTTGAAGCTGTTGCAGCAAAGGCTGGGAGATTTGCTCGATAGAAAGGTTGCAAATTGCAGTTCAATTGATTCCAACTGGGAAATGAATCAGGTTTTCCTCTCCTTCCTGGACGAATTTCTTACATCTCACTCCAAAACTATACTCCACCGCGGATCATTTTTGTTGCAGGACGACCAATTCTTGTTCCAGTGGAGGTGCGTTCTGCACAAATCAATAGCAGAGAGAGTGGTCATTTGGGGAAGTCCCCTGAAGACGACAGGTCTGCTCGCCACTGGTTCTCCTCCCCCATGGATGATGCTTTTATCCGGCAAGATCAAAGAG TGGTCAGATGTGAATCTGCAATCCACAACCAGAACTAGCAATGGCAGTTCATGGACGTACGAGAGGTGGAGCTCCGCCGCGTTGCATCTTGACGGCGAGACTTGGGTGTTGGAGTACAAACAAAGTGCTCTGTTTCAAGGGCGAGGATTTATTCCGGTCGTGTGGGAGGCACTGAGGCTGAAGACAACACTGAAATGGCGTGTCTTCCTGAGGCGATGCTGCGTTCGCCAAGAACAACAAGTAGCATTTCCGACGTAA
- the LOC122042021 gene encoding E3 ubiquitin ligase PQT3-like isoform X1, with product MAVYYKFKSAKAFDSIPIEGQFISVANLKERIFETKLYGKGNDFDLMISNAQSNEEYIDEGAMIPKNTSVLIRRVPGRPRKSIVTERVELNVVESKIEELPPPASLLVGDSSINKYIGVLQPEEYEWDEFGNDLYAIPETNHSQTSNFVVNVPPGNKVDEESKIKALIDTPALDWNHQTQDAYGAGRGYGRGRGMGGRGFGRGMLERRTPPAGYVCHRCKVPGHFIQHCPTNGDPNYDIKRAKPPTGIPKSMLMATSDGSYALPSGAVAVLKPNEAAFEKEIEGLPTTRPVCDLPPQLHCPLCKEVMKDAVLTSKCCFTSFCDKCIRDYIMSKLMCFCGATDILADDLLPNKTFREAISRIMESTTASTENAGSIGQVPGTELAHPVHPKASSYTLSAASKDMPKHSATNQSDNMINGEVASEIKTGNSELNPADKQAAVNVNVNVSEAAPESLSKGPRSPECASVVRDIVQEKQIAGEQGKKKKKKKPGIPITAADMQCQDFGTGNFGMSLAASGYNPYWAGGMPLGVDPSYMAPYGGPMPFMGYAPGPFEVPFTGGMFPQDPFAAQPFMMPPVPRNISELGMTSMVGMGQRPPPGMRREETDTRKADTRHKREMDQISGRPSPSARRRDMEHPRNKELSSSVNHVSSIKPKPKPMGVPERDRFEKSSYADRYGPVREREPTPRKRKFSDHDEEPSAAEAERKQKSSVFSRIRLSNGGEKRNGMKEQPASHKVEGGGRARRGSRGCDGVSSEDDYHLKRRPAASSSSSRGRDDEEHRHRRPASKRRGEK from the exons ATGGCTGTGTATTATAAGTTCAAAAGTGCGAAAGCTTTTGACTCAATTCCTATCGAAGGGCAATTTATATCTGTTGCCAATTTGaaagaaagaatttttgaaacCAAACTGTATGGAAAGGGCAACGATTTTGACCTCATGATCTCCAATGCGCAGAGTAATGAAG AATACATAGATGAAGGAGCAATGATACCCAAAAATACGTCAGTTTTGATTCGTCGGGTCCCAGGCCGACCACGGAAGTCTATTGTTACTGAAAGAGTCGA GCTGAATGTTGTGGAGAGTAAGATTGAAGAGCTTCCACCACCAGCCAGCTTGCTAGTTGGGGATTCATCTATTAACAAATAT ATTGGAGTTTTGCAGCCTGAAGAATATGAATGGGATGAGTTTGGGAATGATCTTTATGCGATTCCTGAAACAAATCATTCACAAACGAGTAATTTTGTGGTTAATGTTCCTCCTGGAAACAAAGTTGATGAGGAAAGCAAGATTAAGGCTTTGATTGATACACCTGCTCTTGACTGGAATCA TCAGACCCAAGATGCCTATGGTGCTGGAAGAGGTTATGGAAGAGGCAGGGGGATGGGTGGCCGTGGTTTTG GACGTGGTATGCTTGAACGGAGGACACCCCCAGCAGGGTATGTGTGTCATAGATGCAAAGTGCCTG GGCATTTTATTCAGCATTGTCCTACGAATGGAGACCCTAACTATGATATTAAAAGAGCGAAACCTCCAACTGGAATTCCAAAATCAATGTTGATGGCAACTTCTGATGGATCCTATGCTTTGCCAAGTGGTGCAGTTGCTGTTTTAAAGCCAAATGA AGCTGCATTTGAGAAAGAAATTGAGGGCTTACCGACTACTCGTCCTGTTTGTGATCTTCCTCCTCAGTTGCATTGTCCACTGTGCAAAGAGGTTATGAAAGATGCAGTGTTAACTAGCAAGTGTTGTTTTACCAGTTTCTGCGATAAAT GCATTAGAGACTATATTATGTCAAAATTGATGTGCTTCTGTGGAGCTACTGATATACTAGCAGATGATCTCCTTCCTAATAAAACATTTAGAGAAGCTATTAGTAGGATAATGGAATCAACAACCGCTAGCACAGAGAATGCTGGAAGCATTGGTCAGGTCCCAG GCACGGAATTAGCTCATCCAGTTCATCCAAAAGCTTCATCTTATACTCTTTCTGCTGCTTCCAAAGACATGCCCAAGCATTCTGCTACAAACCAATCTGACAACATGATCAATGGGGAAGTTGCTAGTGAAATAAAAACAGGGAACAGCGAGTTGAATCCTGCAGATAAACAAGCTGCTGTGAATGTGAATGTGAATGTATCTGAAGCAGCACCCGAATCTCTTAGCAAGGGGCCAAGATCACCTGAATGTGCTTCAGTGGTGCGTGATATTGTCCAAGAAAAGCAGATTGCCGGAGAACAAG gaaagaaaaagaaaaagaagaaacctggaaTTCCTATCACTG CTGCAGATATGCAATGCCAAGACTTCGGGACTGGAAATTTTGGCATGTCTTTGGCAGCTTCAGGTTACAATCCTTACTGGGCAGGTGGGATGCCGTTAGGAGTTGATCCCTCGTACATGGCACCTTATGGTGGTCCAATGCCGTTCATGGGTTATGCACCTGGTCCCTTCGAAGTCCCATTCACAGGTGGAATGTTTCCACAAGATCCATTTGCAGCACAGCCATTCATGATGCCACCCGTTCCAAG GAACATATCTGAGTTAGGCATGACTAGCATGGTTGGCATGGGTCAGCGCCCTCCTCCAGGCATGCGTAGAGAAGAGACTGACACTAGGAAAGCTGATACGAGGCACAAGCGGGAAATGGACCAAATTAGCGGAAG GCCCTCTCCTTCCGCCAGACGCAGGGACATGGAACATCCGAGAAATAAGGAGCTGAGCAGCAGTGTAAATCATGTTTCGTCGATCAAACCAAAGCCC AAACCGATGGGCGTCCCTGAACGAGACCGGTTCGAGAAGTCATCCTATGCGGACCGGTACGGCCCGGTTCGGGAGCGCGAACCCACCCCTCGGAAAAGGAAATTCTCCGACCACGACGAGGAGCCTTCGGCCGCCGAGGCGGAGAGGAAGCAGAAATCCAGCGTTTTCTCCCGCATCCGCCTCTCCAATGGCGGCGAGAAGAGGAACGGGATGAAAGAGCAGCCGGCGAGCCACAAGGTGGAGGGCGGGGGGAGGGCGAGGAGGGGGAGCAGAGGATGCGACGGCGTGTCGAGCGAGGATGACTACCACCTCAAGCGGAGGCCTGCGGCGTCGTCGTCATCGTCGAGGGGGAGGGATGATGAGGAGCACCGCCACAGGCGACCGGCGAGCAAGCGGAGAGGGGAGAAATAG
- the LOC122042021 gene encoding E3 ubiquitin ligase PQT3-like isoform X2: MAVYYKFKSAKAFDSIPIEGQFISVANLKERIFETKLYGKGNDFDLMISNAQSNEEYIDEGAMIPKNTSVLIRRVPGRPRKSIVTERVELNVVESKIEELPPPASLLVGDSSINKYPEEYEWDEFGNDLYAIPETNHSQTSNFVVNVPPGNKVDEESKIKALIDTPALDWNHQTQDAYGAGRGYGRGRGMGGRGFGRGMLERRTPPAGYVCHRCKVPGHFIQHCPTNGDPNYDIKRAKPPTGIPKSMLMATSDGSYALPSGAVAVLKPNEAAFEKEIEGLPTTRPVCDLPPQLHCPLCKEVMKDAVLTSKCCFTSFCDKCIRDYIMSKLMCFCGATDILADDLLPNKTFREAISRIMESTTASTENAGSIGQVPGTELAHPVHPKASSYTLSAASKDMPKHSATNQSDNMINGEVASEIKTGNSELNPADKQAAVNVNVNVSEAAPESLSKGPRSPECASVVRDIVQEKQIAGEQGKKKKKKKPGIPITAADMQCQDFGTGNFGMSLAASGYNPYWAGGMPLGVDPSYMAPYGGPMPFMGYAPGPFEVPFTGGMFPQDPFAAQPFMMPPVPRNISELGMTSMVGMGQRPPPGMRREETDTRKADTRHKREMDQISGRPSPSARRRDMEHPRNKELSSSVNHVSSIKPKPKPMGVPERDRFEKSSYADRYGPVREREPTPRKRKFSDHDEEPSAAEAERKQKSSVFSRIRLSNGGEKRNGMKEQPASHKVEGGGRARRGSRGCDGVSSEDDYHLKRRPAASSSSSRGRDDEEHRHRRPASKRRGEK; encoded by the exons ATGGCTGTGTATTATAAGTTCAAAAGTGCGAAAGCTTTTGACTCAATTCCTATCGAAGGGCAATTTATATCTGTTGCCAATTTGaaagaaagaatttttgaaacCAAACTGTATGGAAAGGGCAACGATTTTGACCTCATGATCTCCAATGCGCAGAGTAATGAAG AATACATAGATGAAGGAGCAATGATACCCAAAAATACGTCAGTTTTGATTCGTCGGGTCCCAGGCCGACCACGGAAGTCTATTGTTACTGAAAGAGTCGA GCTGAATGTTGTGGAGAGTAAGATTGAAGAGCTTCCACCACCAGCCAGCTTGCTAGTTGGGGATTCATCTATTAACAAATAT CCTGAAGAATATGAATGGGATGAGTTTGGGAATGATCTTTATGCGATTCCTGAAACAAATCATTCACAAACGAGTAATTTTGTGGTTAATGTTCCTCCTGGAAACAAAGTTGATGAGGAAAGCAAGATTAAGGCTTTGATTGATACACCTGCTCTTGACTGGAATCA TCAGACCCAAGATGCCTATGGTGCTGGAAGAGGTTATGGAAGAGGCAGGGGGATGGGTGGCCGTGGTTTTG GACGTGGTATGCTTGAACGGAGGACACCCCCAGCAGGGTATGTGTGTCATAGATGCAAAGTGCCTG GGCATTTTATTCAGCATTGTCCTACGAATGGAGACCCTAACTATGATATTAAAAGAGCGAAACCTCCAACTGGAATTCCAAAATCAATGTTGATGGCAACTTCTGATGGATCCTATGCTTTGCCAAGTGGTGCAGTTGCTGTTTTAAAGCCAAATGA AGCTGCATTTGAGAAAGAAATTGAGGGCTTACCGACTACTCGTCCTGTTTGTGATCTTCCTCCTCAGTTGCATTGTCCACTGTGCAAAGAGGTTATGAAAGATGCAGTGTTAACTAGCAAGTGTTGTTTTACCAGTTTCTGCGATAAAT GCATTAGAGACTATATTATGTCAAAATTGATGTGCTTCTGTGGAGCTACTGATATACTAGCAGATGATCTCCTTCCTAATAAAACATTTAGAGAAGCTATTAGTAGGATAATGGAATCAACAACCGCTAGCACAGAGAATGCTGGAAGCATTGGTCAGGTCCCAG GCACGGAATTAGCTCATCCAGTTCATCCAAAAGCTTCATCTTATACTCTTTCTGCTGCTTCCAAAGACATGCCCAAGCATTCTGCTACAAACCAATCTGACAACATGATCAATGGGGAAGTTGCTAGTGAAATAAAAACAGGGAACAGCGAGTTGAATCCTGCAGATAAACAAGCTGCTGTGAATGTGAATGTGAATGTATCTGAAGCAGCACCCGAATCTCTTAGCAAGGGGCCAAGATCACCTGAATGTGCTTCAGTGGTGCGTGATATTGTCCAAGAAAAGCAGATTGCCGGAGAACAAG gaaagaaaaagaaaaagaagaaacctggaaTTCCTATCACTG CTGCAGATATGCAATGCCAAGACTTCGGGACTGGAAATTTTGGCATGTCTTTGGCAGCTTCAGGTTACAATCCTTACTGGGCAGGTGGGATGCCGTTAGGAGTTGATCCCTCGTACATGGCACCTTATGGTGGTCCAATGCCGTTCATGGGTTATGCACCTGGTCCCTTCGAAGTCCCATTCACAGGTGGAATGTTTCCACAAGATCCATTTGCAGCACAGCCATTCATGATGCCACCCGTTCCAAG GAACATATCTGAGTTAGGCATGACTAGCATGGTTGGCATGGGTCAGCGCCCTCCTCCAGGCATGCGTAGAGAAGAGACTGACACTAGGAAAGCTGATACGAGGCACAAGCGGGAAATGGACCAAATTAGCGGAAG GCCCTCTCCTTCCGCCAGACGCAGGGACATGGAACATCCGAGAAATAAGGAGCTGAGCAGCAGTGTAAATCATGTTTCGTCGATCAAACCAAAGCCC AAACCGATGGGCGTCCCTGAACGAGACCGGTTCGAGAAGTCATCCTATGCGGACCGGTACGGCCCGGTTCGGGAGCGCGAACCCACCCCTCGGAAAAGGAAATTCTCCGACCACGACGAGGAGCCTTCGGCCGCCGAGGCGGAGAGGAAGCAGAAATCCAGCGTTTTCTCCCGCATCCGCCTCTCCAATGGCGGCGAGAAGAGGAACGGGATGAAAGAGCAGCCGGCGAGCCACAAGGTGGAGGGCGGGGGGAGGGCGAGGAGGGGGAGCAGAGGATGCGACGGCGTGTCGAGCGAGGATGACTACCACCTCAAGCGGAGGCCTGCGGCGTCGTCGTCATCGTCGAGGGGGAGGGATGATGAGGAGCACCGCCACAGGCGACCGGCGAGCAAGCGGAGAGGGGAGAAATAG
- the LOC122042021 gene encoding E3 ubiquitin ligase PQT3-like isoform X3, with product MAVYYKFKSAKAFDSIPIEGQFISVANLKERIFETKLYGKGNDFDLMISNAQSNEEYIDEGAMIPKNTSVLIRRVPGRPRKSIVTERVELNVVESKIEELPPPASLLVGDSSINKYIGVLQPEEYEWDEFGNDLYAIPETNHSQTSNFVVNVPPGNKVDEESKIKALIDTPALDWNHQTQDAYGAGRGYGRGRGMGGRGFGRGMLERRTPPAGYVCHRCKVPGHFIQHCPTNGDPNYDIKRAKPPTGIPKSMLMATSDGSYALPSGAVAVLKPNEAAFEKEIEGLPTTRPVCDLPPQLHCPLCKEVMKDAVLTSKCCFTSFCDKCIRDYIMSKLMCFCGATDILADDLLPNKTFREAISRIMESTTASTENAGSIGQVPGTELAHPVHPKASSYTLSAASKDMPKHSATNQSDNMINGEVASEIKTGNSELNPADKQAAVNVNVNVSEAAPESLSKGPRSPECASVVRDIVQEKQIAGEQGKKKKKKKPGIPITAADMQCQDFGTGNFGMSLAASGYNPYWAGGMPLGVDPSYMAPYGGPMPFMGYAPGPFEVPFTGGMFPQDPFAAQPFMMPPVPRNISELGMTSMVGMGQRPPPGMRREETDTRKADTRHKREMDQISGRRRDMEHPRNKELSSSVNHVSSIKPKPKPMGVPERDRFEKSSYADRYGPVREREPTPRKRKFSDHDEEPSAAEAERKQKSSVFSRIRLSNGGEKRNGMKEQPASHKVEGGGRARRGSRGCDGVSSEDDYHLKRRPAASSSSSRGRDDEEHRHRRPASKRRGEK from the exons ATGGCTGTGTATTATAAGTTCAAAAGTGCGAAAGCTTTTGACTCAATTCCTATCGAAGGGCAATTTATATCTGTTGCCAATTTGaaagaaagaatttttgaaacCAAACTGTATGGAAAGGGCAACGATTTTGACCTCATGATCTCCAATGCGCAGAGTAATGAAG AATACATAGATGAAGGAGCAATGATACCCAAAAATACGTCAGTTTTGATTCGTCGGGTCCCAGGCCGACCACGGAAGTCTATTGTTACTGAAAGAGTCGA GCTGAATGTTGTGGAGAGTAAGATTGAAGAGCTTCCACCACCAGCCAGCTTGCTAGTTGGGGATTCATCTATTAACAAATAT ATTGGAGTTTTGCAGCCTGAAGAATATGAATGGGATGAGTTTGGGAATGATCTTTATGCGATTCCTGAAACAAATCATTCACAAACGAGTAATTTTGTGGTTAATGTTCCTCCTGGAAACAAAGTTGATGAGGAAAGCAAGATTAAGGCTTTGATTGATACACCTGCTCTTGACTGGAATCA TCAGACCCAAGATGCCTATGGTGCTGGAAGAGGTTATGGAAGAGGCAGGGGGATGGGTGGCCGTGGTTTTG GACGTGGTATGCTTGAACGGAGGACACCCCCAGCAGGGTATGTGTGTCATAGATGCAAAGTGCCTG GGCATTTTATTCAGCATTGTCCTACGAATGGAGACCCTAACTATGATATTAAAAGAGCGAAACCTCCAACTGGAATTCCAAAATCAATGTTGATGGCAACTTCTGATGGATCCTATGCTTTGCCAAGTGGTGCAGTTGCTGTTTTAAAGCCAAATGA AGCTGCATTTGAGAAAGAAATTGAGGGCTTACCGACTACTCGTCCTGTTTGTGATCTTCCTCCTCAGTTGCATTGTCCACTGTGCAAAGAGGTTATGAAAGATGCAGTGTTAACTAGCAAGTGTTGTTTTACCAGTTTCTGCGATAAAT GCATTAGAGACTATATTATGTCAAAATTGATGTGCTTCTGTGGAGCTACTGATATACTAGCAGATGATCTCCTTCCTAATAAAACATTTAGAGAAGCTATTAGTAGGATAATGGAATCAACAACCGCTAGCACAGAGAATGCTGGAAGCATTGGTCAGGTCCCAG GCACGGAATTAGCTCATCCAGTTCATCCAAAAGCTTCATCTTATACTCTTTCTGCTGCTTCCAAAGACATGCCCAAGCATTCTGCTACAAACCAATCTGACAACATGATCAATGGGGAAGTTGCTAGTGAAATAAAAACAGGGAACAGCGAGTTGAATCCTGCAGATAAACAAGCTGCTGTGAATGTGAATGTGAATGTATCTGAAGCAGCACCCGAATCTCTTAGCAAGGGGCCAAGATCACCTGAATGTGCTTCAGTGGTGCGTGATATTGTCCAAGAAAAGCAGATTGCCGGAGAACAAG gaaagaaaaagaaaaagaagaaacctggaaTTCCTATCACTG CTGCAGATATGCAATGCCAAGACTTCGGGACTGGAAATTTTGGCATGTCTTTGGCAGCTTCAGGTTACAATCCTTACTGGGCAGGTGGGATGCCGTTAGGAGTTGATCCCTCGTACATGGCACCTTATGGTGGTCCAATGCCGTTCATGGGTTATGCACCTGGTCCCTTCGAAGTCCCATTCACAGGTGGAATGTTTCCACAAGATCCATTTGCAGCACAGCCATTCATGATGCCACCCGTTCCAAG GAACATATCTGAGTTAGGCATGACTAGCATGGTTGGCATGGGTCAGCGCCCTCCTCCAGGCATGCGTAGAGAAGAGACTGACACTAGGAAAGCTGATACGAGGCACAAGCGGGAAATGGACCAAATTAGCGGAAG ACGCAGGGACATGGAACATCCGAGAAATAAGGAGCTGAGCAGCAGTGTAAATCATGTTTCGTCGATCAAACCAAAGCCC AAACCGATGGGCGTCCCTGAACGAGACCGGTTCGAGAAGTCATCCTATGCGGACCGGTACGGCCCGGTTCGGGAGCGCGAACCCACCCCTCGGAAAAGGAAATTCTCCGACCACGACGAGGAGCCTTCGGCCGCCGAGGCGGAGAGGAAGCAGAAATCCAGCGTTTTCTCCCGCATCCGCCTCTCCAATGGCGGCGAGAAGAGGAACGGGATGAAAGAGCAGCCGGCGAGCCACAAGGTGGAGGGCGGGGGGAGGGCGAGGAGGGGGAGCAGAGGATGCGACGGCGTGTCGAGCGAGGATGACTACCACCTCAAGCGGAGGCCTGCGGCGTCGTCGTCATCGTCGAGGGGGAGGGATGATGAGGAGCACCGCCACAGGCGACCGGCGAGCAAGCGGAGAGGGGAGAAATAG
- the LOC122042022 gene encoding uncharacterized protein LOC122042022 → METVFVVGPHRSKYYSRGKSQPSRDFGGFSCRTFESAARVMPSSCSRLSYCYDHVEPKSPSYYTDQQQKQRRKRKTISLNTPPSPKGDAFSEKTFYSERWAGPAYSNSPPPSSLPIPTFSLRQKRSVSLELQIPKSDVVLHSLSKSAPSSPTRESPSSAGCSCSLFSLVRRIWVCHLQFLHLSKLCFPVTR, encoded by the exons ATGGAAACTGTATTTGTGGTCGGACCGCATCGGAGTAAATATTACAGCAGAGGCAAATCACAGCCTTCGAGAGACTTTGGAGGGTTTAGCTGCCGCACATTTGAGTCTGCTGCTAGAGTTATGCCCTCATCCTGCTCTCGATTGAGCTATTGCTATGACCACGTTGAGCCAAAATCTCCCAGCTATTACACGGACCAACAGCAAAAACAAAGAAGGAAGAGGAAAACCATTTCACTGAACACCCCGCCTTCTCCAAAAGGAGACGCCTTTAGTGAAAAGACATTTTACTCTGAACGGTGGGCAGGTCCTGCCTACTCAAATTCACCTCCTCCCAGTTCTTTACCTATCCCTACATTTTCCCTTCGCCAAAAGCGTAGTGTTTCTCTGGAACTTCAAATTCCGAAATCTGATGTTGTGCTTCACTCTCTCTCGAAATCTGCACCATCTTCTCCAACTAGAGAGTCCCCTTCATCTGCCG GTTGTAGTTGTTCCCTGTTCTCTCTAGTTCGTCGCATTTGGGTGTGCCATCTTCAGTTCCTACATCTTAGTAAGCTATGTTTTCCGGTCACTAGATGA